The Vitis vinifera cultivar Pinot Noir 40024 chromosome 16, ASM3070453v1 DNA segment ccttttcaCTAAATGTGGAAAAAGCCCACCATTCCCCCATCCGGTTTCACTTGGATTTTCTACTCTTTCCACTCACTAAACTCTGCTGCATTAACTCCATAATGAACTTGTTggaaatggatttttttttaaaaattaatttgcatggattttctcaagGCAATGTATTTattggattttgtttttgtggaaacccattaattgtattttttttataaaaaaaaatgattttttgaaatgaaaatgttCCGGCATTTATTgattagtaaaaaataaaaataaaaactaatagtaaaatatttagaatttatgATTTGGAATGAAATTCATGTCATTGCTTAGTATAACACATAATGCAATATAGTAAATTTGTTAAATGTGTTTTTgctaagaaatcaaaattttatttttattttaaaattaatacaatatttACATTCTAAAATTGAAAATGCACGATGCCAATAGTATACAGTTTTATCTATTTAGATGCAAATATAGTAGTGGAATTAATGATTGTTTTCAAATGAAGAATTGCAATTAAAAGCCtcacaattttcaattttgttatttcaataaaaataattgtatcattcgattgataacaagttcaaaTGAGTTGCCAAAACAATTActcaatttacaaaataaaagcaattaagatttatttaatttttaaatatttaaataattaacaagttggaaaaactttattttagttGACAAATATAATGActcttaaattaaaaacaaaagacatAGAAATGACATTAAATTAGATGAGAAAGAGGATCTCAAAAAATCTAGTCTGAAAAGAACTCAATGGATAGCCTCCTATTTTTCCTTGTATAATTGCTTTaaatagagaattttttttttttgaagatttttctGATTAATTGGTTTGAAATTCCTGTGGGCAAATAAAAACCCGGTATCTACTGATAGATTTGTAACCTATTTTTGGGGTGTAGAAAAAATTCAGTAAATGTCAATCTCTCCCTCTCCATTGTCTTTCTATAAAGCAGGGTTTTTGCATCATTTTACACTTGACACTTATAATTCAACCTCCACCTCATTGTGATTCCATTTGCagtgaaaactattttttgtacATGGACAATGAGATAAATAGCCCAAACCAGCAGTCTCACAAGACCATAACCTCTGCTGCTGGCGTAAATGTTATGGTTGTAGATGATGATGTTATATGTCTCTCAATAGTTGCAGGAATTCTTAGAACACGGAGATATCAAGGTATCAAAGGGAGATTTTATGCTTGTTTCTGTTTGGATCATCTTCTACAATGTCTCTTTTAGTTAGTGATTCAACAAGGCTTTGCATGCATGGTTGTTTTTCCTCAAACTCATTTTTAAAGATCTCCTCTCTTTTTCACCCCTTTTAGTGCAAGATGAAGAAATGGTAACTCATCCTAAAACTATCGATTTaaaaaattctctctctctctctctctctctctttctagtCATTTTTTCCGATCCCAggtttattttatcatatattttcattgtttttccaTGTATCCTCTCAAGCTTATCAGTATGTGTAAAATTATGTGATTTTACACATTTTTTTCAACTATGATACTAAGAGAATCACTAGTTCAGCTATCAAATGCTCCATGAAGTGTTTCATACATATTAGCATTTTgataatccttttttttttttttttcattttgttgaattttatgtttttacaaTTTTTGTTAAGATCATATGTAAGGATATATAATGGGGGGGCATGCATCTACAAGAAATTGAATATCTTCCTCATCTTTGTCAAGGAATGGTTTGTATGATCATTCGCATTATGATTATCTAatacctatattttttttcttcacttgaTCTTATATAGAACTTTTCAATTATTTAGTTATGGAAATTCTACTAGTGTAAGGCTTTTATTCTCTAATTAGAAGTTTTTAGTTCCTttgttcatcattttttttttaactaattcaAAGTAAATTTCATTGTCCATTTCAGTTGTGACTGTTAAAAACCCCCTAGACGCTTTGGCTACACTTCGATCGGGGAGTGATTTCTTCCACCTTGTAGTAACGGATGTGCACATGCCTGAGTTGGAtggatttgaatttcaaaagaAAGTCCAGGAAGAATTCCAGCTCCCTGTAGTCAGTGAGTATTGCTTTGAGCTAGaaatctctttcctttattattCATAATTACCTTATTTGTTCACATTTCAGGAGAAGGTTTCCTTAAAGAATCAGACaaagttttctcatattttttgtcCAACATAAAGAGAAATACATGTATGACTGACATAGTTTCTtccttttctatatatatatatatatatatacttttaatCTCATTGCTATCAACTCACTATttcatagaaagaaaaaaaaaaaagtttatattttcaaagattAATTTTAGAGGAAAAGGGTGATGAAAAAGGACAGTTTCCCTCATTTGTGAAATTCATCTATTTCTTTCTCTACCATTTGCTTAATTATATGTCTTTCACTGATGCAGTGATGTCTGCTGATGACAAAGAAAGTTCCATGTTGAAGGGTTTAGAGGCTGGAGCTGCATTTTACATTGTGAAGCCTGTGAACTATGATGACCTTAAGAACATATGGCAATATGCTGTTGGTCCAAGGAAAGATAATTCTGTTGACATGCAGGATGTTGGACCTGCTCCAGAGGAGGAATCGCCAGTTGAGAAAACACCTGATGATCCTGTCGATATAGAGTCTGTATCATCAGTAAATGAAGTGAACCAGAGTAAGAGAGATCCCAAGAAAAAGGCCTCCAAAAGGGTTATTGAAGACAGTGGAAAAGAGAACAGTGATGCTGTTTCACCCAAAAGGACAAAGGTCGTATGGACAAGTGCGCTTCATACCCGATTCTTGGAAGCTGTAAGAAAAATAGGCCTTGAAAGTAAGATATCTCTTACtgatttatgcattttttttcacCCTAGCAAGGATTGGAATAGTACTTACTTAAGATATGTCTAATGGTTATATTTTCTCTTATATATACCATGCAGGGGCTGTTCCCAAGAGGATTCTTGAGCTCATGAACATGCCAGGATTAACTAGGGAAAATGTGGCTAGCCATCTTCAGGTTTGCTTCTGGCATACTATATATGGATAATTGTGATTTACATGTCATAATTTATGTAAAACTCCATGAAAACTTTGCATTTTATGTGTTAGGGTTTGATGAACACAAGAGCCAGCTTTCCCTGTATTATAGAATAATATTCTAGGCATGCAAAACCACCAAATCGTCGAAGAAACAATAAAACAGCTTTTATAAATGCAGATAACCGAAAAAAGTTCAAGAATTTTAAGCTAGGGACTTTCTATCCTCTGTAGAATGAATATTTGTTAAAACACCTTATCAGTTAATTTTATCCATTTCCATTTATAAATCTGCCgtcttctaaaattttttatcgcTGCCTATGCACTTTGTCGTCTTCAAATTTATATCTTGTTTGTGTGCATTTGTCGTCTTTTAACGCCATTAATatgcattttattattataaattactTAGTTATCGAGCTAAGAATTTCGTCGTTAATTAACATGATCATGTTAACAGTACTTGCATTGTATCTAGAGATTTTTGTGATGATTATTCATATCTTCTTCTTTATATGCCTCTTCATTCATGATAATGATGTTATATGAAGTTGGCTAACAAAATGTGAAGTTTTGAATATATGGcttccaaaaagagaaaaatattgaaatagaaTTTTCAATGTTTTGATATAGAAACAAGAAAGCATTCTACACTTTCTAGGTTGGAATTTTATTGCTTGAAGAACCCTGTTTGTGTATGTACAAAGGTTTTCTTGTTCAATCCTTGAGATGCCTTCCAACCAGTTCTCCTTAAAAGATCAATGTGTTGCTTTTGCAGAAGTACAGAATCTTTCTGCGACGCGTAGCTGAAGCAAGCAACTCTACTGGGAGTAGCACAGGAAAGCGCATCGCGGAAAGAACTCTAAGATCGAGCTTTGCCACCGGACACCCATCACTGTTGATTAGTGCTCTCCAGCAAGGGTTCCCACAGCTTCTGAACCAGCAACTAGTAGGATCATTGCTGCAACCAGGATTCCCAGGAAATATCCAGATTAATGATCCCACCCTTAGAGGAGCAATTTTCCCTAATCAGCAAGCTTCAAGCAGTAACCCTAGACCTCAACTTGGACATGGACAGGGACATTCAATGAACAATCAAGCTTATTTGCAGCAACAACCTTTTGGCAACACTAATGCTCTCCCCGAAGCCAATGGTGGAGTTATGAATGGTGCAAATCCAATGCAAATGAACCAACAGCAAACTCAAGCAAGATCAGAACTTGTTCCAAATGCCATGTCTAACAACAACTTCACCGTCTTTGAGGGTTCTGGAAACATTCATGGGGTACAAAACATGGAATCTTTCAACAATTCACATCTGCCCCCAAATTTTGACTGCAACAACAATATTGCTGGCTCAGGCCCAATGGGATTGTCAAATGGTTTTAATGGCAACTATGGCTCAATCGCTGGGAACATTAACGGAAATCTTGCATTGTCGGAGAGTGTGAATTCTGGTTATTATGCTCAAGGAGCATATTCTTCTGTAGGGTTAAGGAGCACGAACCAACCTCCAACAAGGTTCTCTAATATAACCCAACAGAACAATAATCCAATGCTGCTGCCTTCACTGTCACTGCTGCAACAGAATGATCTTGGGAATGGAGGAGGAGACAATAGCTATTTGCTTGATCATCTGATGAATACTACTGCTCCCATGGAGAGCGTTTCTCCCCTTCAATTTGCCGAAAGTGAACTCGATGAACTTTTCCAAGGTCATCTCAACAATCTACATAA contains these protein-coding regions:
- the LOC104882154 gene encoding two-component response regulator ARR1: MDNEINSPNQQSHKTITSAAGVNVMVVDDDVICLSIVAGILRTRRYQVVTVKNPLDALATLRSGSDFFHLVVTDVHMPELDGFEFQKKVQEEFQLPVVMMSADDKESSMLKGLEAGAAFYIVKPVNYDDLKNIWQYAVGPRKDNSVDMQDVGPAPEEESPVEKTPDDPVDIESVSSVNEVNQSKRDPKKKASKRVIEDSGKENSDAVSPKRTKVVWTSALHTRFLEAVRKIGLERAVPKRILELMNMPGLTRENVASHLQKYRIFLRRVAEASNSTGSSTGKRIAERTLRSSFATGHPSLLISALQQGFPQLLNQQLVGSLLQPGFPGNIQINDPTLRGAIFPNQQASSSNPRPQLGHGQGHSMNNQAYLQQQPFGNTNALPEANGGVMNGANPMQMNQQQTQARSELVPNAMSNNNFTVFEGSGNIHGVQNMESFNNSHLPPNFDCNNNIAGSGPMGLSNGFNGNYGSIAGNINGNLALSESVNSGYYAQGAYSSVGLRSTNQPPTRFSNITQQNNNPMLLPSLSLLQQNDLGNGGGDNSYLLDHLMNTTAPMESVSPLQFAESELDELFQGHLNNLHNNEQQVGEEVQSHDYSINLNPVENNPPENQPSSNQACQMLTSPTLFINYFAFHISTILFFS